The Candidatus Eremiobacteraceae bacterium genome segment GATCACGCTGGTCGTGCGCCAAGAGGCGACGGGCATCAAGCGGTACTGCCACGTCGGGACCGGGAATTACAACCCGACGACTGCGCGGCTGTACGAGGACATCGGCATCCTCTCGAGCGATCAGGACCTCGGCGCAGACCTCACCGAGTTGTTCAATTACCTGACCGGCTACAGCAAGCAGAGCCGTTACAAGAAGCTGCTGGTGGCGCCGGGCACGCTGCGGCCCGCGCTGATCGAGCTCATCAAGCGCGAAGCGGACGCACCCGACGGGCGCATCATCATCAAGGTGAACAATCTGGTCGACCCGACCATCATCCAGGCTCTGTACGGCGCAGCGCAGTCGGGTACCCAGATCGACCTGATCGTGCGCGGAATCTGCTGCTTGCAGCCGGGCGCGGACGGATCGGCGAACAACATACGCGTGCGTTCGATCGTCGGCCGCTATCTCGAGCACTCGCGCATCATGCGCTTCGGCGGCGACGAGCGCGGGCCGGAGTATTTCATCGGCTCGGCGGACGTCATGCAGCGCAACCTCGACCGGCGCGTCGAGGCGGTCATCCCGGTCACCGATCCGCTGCTGCAAGCGCGCCTGCAAGAGATCCTCGACGTGGATCTCGCCGACGACGCGCTCGCCTGGACGCTTGACGCCGAAGGCGTCTGGCACAAGGTGCCGGACGTGCTCCATCTCAACGCGCACCGCCGGCTGCAAGAGCTGGCGACGGCGCGCCTGCAGGCTCACACGCCCGTCGACGTCAGTGCTTGAGCGCGAACTCAAACTCGGGGCGCCGGCCGCCTTTCGACTGCCCGACCTCGCGCTGGTGACGATCGACGTCGCCAGCGCCGATGCCGTCACCGAAAAACTCAAGACGACCTACTTCGATACGCGCGATCTGCGCCTCACCCGTTGGGGCTGCAGCTTGCGTTACCGCATCGGTCAAGGCTGGACCGTCAAACTGCCGGGTCCGCTCGAATCCAACGGCGATCTGCTGGTGCGCGGCGAGCACGTGTTCCAGGGGGAACCGCAAGCGCCACCGCCGGCGGCGCTCGACCTGCTGACCGCGTACTTGCGCAAGAGCGCCGTGCACGAGATCGTCCGGCTGCGCACGACGCGCCAGATGATCACCTTGAAGGGGCCCGACGGCACGCCGCTTGCCGAAACCGTCCAAGACGACGTCGCCGTGCTCGACGGCCGCAAGATCGCTGACCGCTTCCGCGAGATCGAGATCGAGCTCAAGGAAGCCGCACCAGAAACGCTTCTGCCTGCGATCCTCGAACGGCTCCAGGCCGCAGGAGCCGGCGCCGCAGATCCGACGCCCAAGATCGTGCGCGCGCTGGGCATGCGGGCCCGGCGTCCTCCCGAGCTCGAGGTCGAAGAGCTCGCGCCAGAGGCCACCGCAGGGGCGGTCTTGCGGCGTGCGCTCGCACTCGCGTCGACCCGCCTGTTGCGGCACGACGCCGGTATCCGCTTAGGCACCGATCCCGAGGACATCCATCAGGCGCGGGTCGCCGTGCGTCGCCTGCGTTCGCACCTGCGCACGTTCTTGCCGTTGATGGATATCGAATGGGCCGGCTCGTTGCGGCAGGAGCTCGGCTGGCTCGCCGACGAGTTAGGGGCCGTGCGTGACGCCGACGTCTTGATGGATCGACTGCGCAAACACGCCGGTGCGTTGCCGCCGCGCGATCGCAACGCCGGCGCCCAGATCCTCGCGCTTTTGGCCGCACAGCGCGCGGCCTCCATGCAGCGGCTCAACGCCACGGTCCACGATCCTCGCTATATCGAACTCCTGAAGCGTCTGGTGGAATCCGCTCGCGCGCCGCAGCTCGCGCCCATCGCCGCCGAGGCCGGGATGCTGACCCTGCCGCCGCTGATCGCCAGCTTGTATCGCAACGTGCGCACGATGGTGGACGACTTCGGCCAGCAGCCCACCGACGACCAGTTGCACAAGTTGCGCATCCGCGCCAAACGCTGCCGCTACGCGGCCGAGGCCGTCACCCCGGTCATCGGCCGGCGCGCGCGCAGCTTCGCCCGCGCGGCCGCGGCGTTGCAGGAAGTGCTCGGCGAGCACCACGATGCCGTGGTCGCGATGCAGTGGGTGCGCGAGCACGCGGCCAGCGGGCCCTTGACGTTCGTGGCCGGCCAATTCAACGCGTTGGAATTGACCGCGGCCAACGCCGCACGCGCCGTGTGGCACGAAGCCTGGCGCGCATTCGACAGGAAGAAGCTGCGTTCGTGGATGTGAACGGGGTCGTCCGCGCAGCCGGCGGGATCATCGTTCGCTCCAAACCCGAAGGGGCTCTCGAGCTGGTCATCGTCCACCGGCCGTCATACGACGATTGGACGTTCCCTAAAGGCAAACTGCAGGCCGGCGAACGCGAAGAGCACACCGCGATCCGCGAGGTCGAGGAGGAGACGGGCATGCGTTGCCGTCTCGAACGCGCGCTCGGCAGCACCAAGTATAAGGATCACCGCGGACGGCCCAAGGTCGTCCACTACTGGGTGATGCGAGCGCTGGCCGGTCATTTCCGGCCGAGCCGCGAAGTGGATGAGCTGCGCTGGGTCTCGGTGCGGCAAGCCTCCGCGCTGCTGACCTACAATCACGACCGCGCCTTGCTGCGCGGGCTCTCCAACGAGATCGATGCTGCGGCCGTACAAGCCGGCGGCGAGCGCCAGGGGCGCGCGTCGCTGCGTAACCAGATGAGCTCGACGATCTACCTCGTGCGTCATGCCAAGGCGCTCAACCGCAGCGAGTGGACCGAGGTGGACGAGCAGCGGCCGCTGACCAAAGCCGGCCGCCGACAAGCAGACGAGCTGGTGCAGCGGTTGAGCGCCTTTTCGTTCGCGCGCGTGATCACCAGTCCGCACGTGCGCTGCAAAGAGACGGTCGAGCCGCTCGCCAAAGCGCGTAAGCTCGCCGTCGAAGCCGCGGACCAATTGGCCGAGAACACCGACGCCGATGACGTGCTCGCCTTCATCAAGACGCTGGGCTCGAGACCGGCGCTGCTGTGCAGCCACGGTGACGTCATCGCGGATCTCATGACCAACCTCGTCAACGACGGGCTGGCCACCGAGAGCGAGCTGCGTTGGGAGAAGGGCTCGACCTGGGTGCTCGAGTCAGACGGCGAGACCTTTTTGTACGGCCGCTACTTGCCGCCCCCGTGACGCAGGCACGGTCGAATGAATTCGACCGCTCCAAAGCGCGCATACGCGATGCGCGCGACGACGATGCGGCCGGCCTCATCGCGTTGATCGATGCGACGTTTTCGGAATATCCCGGCTGCGTGCTCGAGCTGGAGCACGAGATGCCGCAATTGAAGGCCATCGCGACCGCGTTCGCAGCGCTGGGCGGGCGCTTCTGGTCGGCGGAACTCGACGGCGTCGTCGTGGGCTGCGCCGGCATCGCTCCGGCGCACGATCCCTCCGGCGCGGAGCTGAAACACTTATACGTCTCCAAGAACGTGCGGCGCGCCGGCTTGGGCACCGCGTTCGTGAAGCTCGTCGAAGAAGAGGCGGCTCGCAGAGGCGCTACGTTCGTCGAGCTGTGGAGCGACACGCGCTTTCTCGACGCGCATCGTCTGTACGAGCGGCTAGGCTACGCGCGCCTGCCCGACACGCGCGAGCTCGACGACTTGAGCAACAGCATCGAGTACCACTTCATCAAGCGGCTGTAACGCCGCGATAGACCCTGCGTCCGAGCACGATCAGTGAGATCACCAAGATGAGCGCGAGCACGGCGGCAAGGATCGGAGCGGCGAACGTCACGATCAGTCCGCCGATAGCGATCACGTCCTCGACGACGCTCAACGCGGGGTTCGCCAGACCAAGGGTGGTCGCCGATGATGCGGCGCGCGCAGTGGCAGAAGACGTGTGCACGACAAGCGCGTTGAGCGCGCCGGCCGCCATCAGGCCCGCCAGCTCGCCGGGGCTGCTCGTGTTGACCGTGCCTCCGACGAGGATCGCGGCCGCGACCGGTCGCGCCGCGAACGAAACCGCGTGCAACGCATGATCGACCACGGGGATCTTGTCCGCCGCGAGCTCGAGCAACGCGAAGACGCCCAGCACGATGACGGTGCCGTCCGCGCCGAGCCACATGAAGCCGGCGCTCGGATGGATAAGATGGTAATGGGCCGCCACGGAAGCGGCGAAGAGCGTGAGAAAGCCGCGCAGGCCAGCCGTGGTCGTCAGCGCATACGCGAGCGCATATTGGGTCGTCGTATCCATCGGAGCGGATTACCCGTCGGCGAGCTGTTTGGTTTCAGTGGGAGAAGGCCGGTAGCGACGTTGACTGTGTGACGCGCTCGCCTTGCGCTCCTACCGAGACGACCTGGACGAAGACCGACCCGCGGTACGTGCGCGGGACGTACAGCACTGCGTTGTAGCGTCCGCCGGGGACGTCGGTCGAGCTGAGCACATCGCCGCGCTCATCGGTGAGCTCGACGTGCGCCGAGGCTTGCCCGTTGGCGCCCCACAGGACGCGCACGGCGTGGCCGCCCGGGCCGTAGTGCGCGTCGACTCCCTGCATCGATACGACGATGCTCGGATTCGCCGGCCGGTAATGCGGGCGCGGTTTTGGCGCTGCGGTGTGCACCGGCTTGGGCGCGAGCGCGACGTGTGCCGCTGTCGGCGCCGGACGAGGCGGCGCGGGCGCCGTCGTCGCGAGCGCGCGCTGTGTCGCTTGGGCTGCCGCGCGTGCAGTGGCCGTCGGTGCGACGCTCGGGGGTGCGACGACCTTGCCCGACGCATTCGGTGCGGGCGACGCGTTCTGTTTGTTCTGATCGTTGCGTCGAGGGCTCGCGGCCGGAGGCGGAGTCTCTAAGACCACCGCGGGAGGAACGGTGACGCTCGGAGCGGCCTGCGGTGCGACCGGCGGAGCTATCGTCGGACGCATCAAGTAGAAGACGACCACCAGCGCAAGCGCGATGATCGCAGTGCCGCCGACCGCAAGCGTTCCCAACTGTCCTTCATGCGAGCGCAGCGCCGGAAGGTCTGGCATCTCGATCGTGCGGCGCGCACTGGCCTTGCGTTCCTTACCGGCCTCGATGGCGCGCGCGAGCGACGGCGGCGGCCCGACGACCGACGACTCGAGCGGCGATTCTCCGAAAAGGCCTTCCGTCGCAGGCTGTTCCTCGACCGGCGCTTCGCTTTCGCTCGTCGCGATGCCGGGCGCGACGTATGTCCGGCGATACGGCTGCGGAACCGCGTCGCCTGAATCGGCCGGCGAGACCGGCGGCGGGACGGGCGTCGGCGCGCGCGGCGGAGCCGGCGGTTGCGGTGGCTGTGGTTTAGGCACTGTCGCCGGCCTGCGCGCGTAGATCGACGGCGGCTCCGATGGCGCATCCGGCGCATCGCGTCCTGGTCCGCGCCAACCCGCTGGCGGCGAGACGGGTCTGCCGACGAGCAGCGACATCAACTCGTCGTCGTTCTCGGGATTGCTGAAGTCGGGCTGCGGCGGGCTCGGCCCCACCGGCTCCGCCGGCGGGTTCGCGCTTGCAGCAACCGGCGACGTAGCCTCGGGCGCGGACCCCGGATAGGGATTCACAAACGGCGGCGTCGGCGCTTCGATCGCGAGCGCCGTCTGAGTTTGGTTCGGCGGCGCCGAAGCGGGTGCGAGCGGAGGCGGCATGGGTTGCGGAGGCGGCGCTGGTTGCACGACTTGTGCCGGTTGCACGGATTGCGCTTCATGCGCAGCGGCGGCCTCGGCTGCTTCCGCGCGCTCGTACGGGGAGAGCTTGCTCTCGATCGTATCCCACGACAAACGGCCGGTCCGTTTGCCTTGCGATACGGCGACGCCCATCTCGACGACGTGCGGATGGTTATTGCCTTGCGCGTCTTTGACTGCGCGTTTCCATAATATCGGGATGGTGACGGTTTGGGTCTGACCGGGTTCGAGCCGCAGCGGCGCGACGTCGACGAATTCGAGCGACTGATGCGGCGTGGGTTGCAGTGCGAATTGTCCGCCGGTCGCGCTCAGGCTCTTCACCGCACAGGAGATGACGAAACCGCGGATTGCGTCGCCGTCGAGTATTGGCTCTTTCCACGCCAGCTGGATCGTGCAGTCGATGCCGCCGGCTGATATGAGGCCGCGCTCGAGCGACGCGATGACGTCCCCGGCGGCGTCGCGCACCGAGATCAGGGTCAGCTGATCGCGCGGCACCTGGGCGGTTTCAGCGAAGGTGAGCGCGACGGTCTTGCGCTCGCGCGGGCGTAAGCTGAACGAGGCCGGCTCGAAGGTCCCCCCTTCGGCTGGCTCGTCCAACGACATGGTGCAGTCGACATGCTCGTCCCCGGACTTGTTGATCACGATGATCTCGTATCGCGATGATTGTCCGGGCGTCAGGTACCACCTAACGGAACGGTCGGCGCACTCGATGCTGAGGTTTGTCGCCATCCAGTACTCCCGCATTTATTGTATCGGAAGTCCCGCCTGCGGGTAGGAGGGCCCGGGACGCCGAAATAGGACTATTCCCGCCTATCCAGGAGCGCCATCACAGATGCAGCCCGATGATCTCGTACGCGAATTCGACCGATTGTTCGCGGAATTGAGCCTCCCCCTGACCCGGCACGCCCGGCGCGGGTCGTTCAACCCGAACGCCGACGTCTACCTGACCGACCGTGGCCGCACGGTCATGGTCCGCGTCGAGCTGGCGGGCGTCAATCCCGCTAACGTCAAGCTGGTCGTCGAGGGCGCAAGCCTGTACCTGGCTGGGTTTCGTGAGCCTGACCTGCGCCGCGCCGAGGCGGTGCTCCAAAAAGAGATCGAATACGGCTGCTTTCTCAAGCGCATCCCGCTGCCCTCAGTCGTCGCGGTCGATGCCGCCAAGGCTGAATATCACGACGGCACGCTGAGCATCAAGCTGCCTGTGTCCGACAGCGGCCAAGTCGACGGGGTTGACCGCATGGAGATCCGCATGGCGATCCGGGGGCGCGGCTGATGGCGACCGACCAGCGCGACGTCGACGCGCGCGAAGCCAACAGCATCCCGTCCGAACTGGCTGTTCTGCCGCTGCAAGATTCAGTGCTGTTCCCGAACACGGTCATGCCGCTGGCGGTCACCAAGCCGCACGGCATCAAACTCGTGGAAGACGCGCTCAAGGCGAGCGTGCCGATCGGCGTGGTCGCGCTCAAAGACCGCGATGCATCGCCGCCGGCCCCCGACGACGTCTACACGATCGGCACCGTCGCCATCATCCAGAAGATGATCAAGGTCCCTGACGGCACGCTGCGCTGCATCATCTCGGGCACCGTGCCGTTCACGATCACCGAGTTCACGCGCGCGGAACCGTACCTGGTCGGCAAGGTCGAGCAGCTTGAAGACCAGACGCCCGACAGCGACGAGCTCACCGCGCTCTCGCGCAACATCGCCGCGCAGTACACGCGCTTGCTGGCGTTCTTGCCGTCGGCGCCCAAAGAGCTCGAGCTGGAAGTCAACAACATCACCGATCCGAACCTGCTCTCGTATTTCATCGCGTCGACCATGCGGCTTGACACGGCGGAGAAGCAGGCGGTGCTGGAAGAGCGCGACACGCTCGCGCGCCTGCGCATGCTCACCGCGTACCTCACGCGCGAACTGGAAGTCCTCGAGCTGGGCCACAAGATCCAGTCGGACATCCAAAAGGAGATGGACAAGAACCAGCGCGAGTACTTCTTGCGCCAGCAGCTCAAGGCGATCCAAGACGAGCTAGGTGAGTCCGATCCGACGCAGGCCGACGTCAACGAGCTGCGCGAGAAGGTCGAAGCCGCCAAGATGCCCGAGGAGGCGCACAAAGCGGCACTGCGCGAGCTCGACCGGCTCGGGCGCATCCCCTCGGCCAGCCCCGAGTACTCGGTCATCCGCACGTATCTGGATTGGCTCGTGACGCTGCCGTGGAGCACGACGACCGAGGACAGCCTCGAGATCGCCAAGGCGCGCAAGATCCTCGACGAGGACCACTACGATCTCGAGAAAGTCAAAGACCGCATCATCGAGTATCTTGCGGTGCGCAAGCTCAAGAACACGCTGTCGGGCCCGATCCTGTGCTTCGTCGGACCGCCCGGCGTCGGCAAGACCTCGCTCGGCCGCTCGATCGCGCGCGCGATGAACCGCAAATTCATCCGCCTGTCCGTCGGCGGCGTGCGCGACGAGGCGGAGATCCGCGGCCATCGGCGCACCTACATCGGCGCCATGCCCGGGTCGTTCATCCGCGCGATCCGCGATGCGGGCACGAGCAATCCGCTCATCATGATCGACGAGATCGACAAGGTCGGCGCGGACTGGCGCGGCGACCCATCGTCCGCACTGCTCGAAGTGCTCGATCCAGAGCAGAACAACACGTTCCGCGATCACTATCTGGATCTGCCGTTCGACCTGAGCCGCGTGCTGTTCATCGCCACCGCCAACCAGCTCGACACCATCGCACCGGCGCTGCGCGACCGCATGGAGATCATCCAGCTGGCCGGCTACACGCAGGCCGAGAAGGTCGCGATCGCGCGCAAGTACCTCGTGCCCAAGCAGCTCAAAGCCAACGGTTTGACGGCCAGACAAGCGGCGATCTCCACGCCGGCGCTCGAGACCATCGTCGCCGATTACACCCGCGAGGCGGGCGTGCGCAATCTCGAACGCGAGATCGCGACGATCTGCCGCAAAGTCGCGCGCAAGGTCGCCGAAAAGCCGAGCTTCGAGGCCACGATCACGCCCAAGACGCTGCCAAAGTTCCTCGGCAAGCCGCGCTTCTTCGCAGAGGTCGCCAAGCGCACGGCGGTGCGCGGCGTCGCTACGGGTCTGGTCGTCACGCCGGTCGGCGGCGACATCGTCTTCATCGAATCCAGCGTGATGCCGGGCAACGGCAAGCTGACGCTGACCGGCCAGCTCGGCGACGTCATGAAAGAGTCGGCGCAGGCGGCGCTGTCGTTCGTGCGCAGCCGCTCGGGCGAGCTCAAACTCGCACCGGATTTCTTCAGCAAACACGACGTCCACGTGCACGTGCCAGCAGGCGCAGTGCCCAAAGACGGCCCGTCCGCCGGCGTCGCGATCGCGACCTCGCTGGTCTCGGCCGTCACCGGCAAGAAGGTCGACAAGAACGTGGCCATGACCGGCGAGATCACGCTCACCGGCCAAGTGCTGCCCGTCGGCGGGATCAAAGAGAAGGTCCTCGGTGCGCGCCGCGCCGGCATCAAGAAGATCGTCTTGCCCAAGCGCAACGAGCCCGACGTGTCCGAAGACGTGCCGCCCGAAGCCAAGCGGGCCCTCAAGTTCGTGTTTGCCGACGAGCTATCCGAAGTGCTCAAGGAAGCGCTGGGCTCGCCGATGATCGCGCGCATCGCGACGACCAACGGGCGTTCCAGCCGCCAACTGCCCGCGGCCGCCCGATGACCCATGTGGCTCGCGTCGCCGTCATCGCGGGAACGGTCGCCGCTGCCGGCGCTCTTCTGATGAACCCAGCGCGCGCAGAGACCACCGCGATCAAAGGGTACGTCTCGGATCTATATTCCGAAACCAAGGTGCCCTTGGCGGGAGTCTTGGTCCGCTTGCGCTCTCGCAGCCAGTCGATGGACGCGCATACGGACAAGCGAGGGTTCTACAGTCTCGTGGGCGTGACGCCGGAGAAGCAAGTCGAATTGACGTTCTCGCGCGACGGTATGGCCACGAAGACATTTCGCGTCTCGTCGTGCGTCGACACGACTCTAGAGGTCGATGCAATGCTTGCGAGCCATATCGGCGCGGGCACCCTCGGTTATTTCTACATCTCGCCCACGCCGGCAATGATCCGGTACGAGCACTCGGCAACGCTGTACAGCGTCGACCCCGAGGCTGATTTGGGCAATCAGGGATCGGAGAGTTGCTAGGCGCCTAGCGGCCGCCGAGGCGATACGACACGAAGTACTCGAGTGCGATCGGATGGCCATCGAATTGCGGCGCACTGAACTCGGTCTTGCGCGCGGCGCTGAGCGCCGCCGCATCAAACGACGGATAGCCGGACGACTGGTCGATTCGCGCTGCGACGATGCCGCCGCCGGCGCCGACCGTCAGGGCCACCACGATTGTCGAAGGATGTTTGATCTGGGCGTCGCTTGCCGGGAATGCGGCGGGCGCCGACTGTAAGATGTGCGCCTCGGTCACCCGCTGGGGATATAGCAGGTCACTGGGCGAGAGTCCGCTATCATCGAATTGGGAAAGCGAGCCGGCCGGCGCGGTGGTCACCAAGCGTACGGGCTGGCGGCAGGTCATGTCATGGTCGCCGCGTCCGTGCACGAGCAACCCGTAGACGGTGATACCGGTCGCCGAAACCGCACGAGGGATGTCGATCGCGTAATGATTGATCGACTCGCCGCCGGCCGCATCTGGAGCGATGACCGGCGTCGTGATGTCGTTTTGCAGCCCTGGGA includes the following:
- a CDS encoding CYTH and CHAD domain-containing protein, which encodes MLERELKLGAPAAFRLPDLALVTIDVASADAVTEKLKTTYFDTRDLRLTRWGCSLRYRIGQGWTVKLPGPLESNGDLLVRGEHVFQGEPQAPPPAALDLLTAYLRKSAVHEIVRLRTTRQMITLKGPDGTPLAETVQDDVAVLDGRKIADRFREIEIELKEAAPETLLPAILERLQAAGAGAADPTPKIVRALGMRARRPPELEVEELAPEATAGAVLRRALALASTRLLRHDAGIRLGTDPEDIHQARVAVRRLRSHLRTFLPLMDIEWAGSLRQELGWLADELGAVRDADVLMDRLRKHAGALPPRDRNAGAQILALLAAQRAASMQRLNATVHDPRYIELLKRLVESARAPQLAPIAAEAGMLTLPPLIASLYRNVRTMVDDFGQQPTDDQLHKLRIRAKRCRYAAEAVTPVIGRRARSFARAAAALQEVLGEHHDAVVAMQWVREHAASGPLTFVAGQFNALELTAANAARAVWHEAWRAFDRKKLRSWM
- a CDS encoding NUDIX hydrolase, translating into MNGVVRAAGGIIVRSKPEGALELVIVHRPSYDDWTFPKGKLQAGEREEHTAIREVEEETGMRCRLERALGSTKYKDHRGRPKVVHYWVMRALAGHFRPSREVDELRWVSVRQASALLTYNHDRALLRGLSNEIDAAAVQAGGERQGRASLRNQMSSTIYLVRHAKALNRSEWTEVDEQRPLTKAGRRQADELVQRLSAFSFARVITSPHVRCKETVEPLAKARKLAVEAADQLAENTDADDVLAFIKTLGSRPALLCSHGDVIADLMTNLVNDGLATESELRWEKGSTWVLESDGETFLYGRYLPPP
- a CDS encoding GNAT family N-acetyltransferase encodes the protein MTQARSNEFDRSKARIRDARDDDAAGLIALIDATFSEYPGCVLELEHEMPQLKAIATAFAALGGRFWSAELDGVVVGCAGIAPAHDPSGAELKHLYVSKNVRRAGLGTAFVKLVEEEAARRGATFVELWSDTRFLDAHRLYERLGYARLPDTRELDDLSNSIEYHFIKRL
- a CDS encoding DUF4126 domain-containing protein — its product is MDTTTQYALAYALTTTAGLRGFLTLFAASVAAHYHLIHPSAGFMWLGADGTVIVLGVFALLELAADKIPVVDHALHAVSFAARPVAAAILVGGTVNTSSPGELAGLMAAGALNALVVHTSSATARAASSATTLGLANPALSVVEDVIAIGGLIVTFAAPILAAVLALILVISLIVLGRRVYRGVTAA
- a CDS encoding Hsp20/alpha crystallin family protein, with translation MQPDDLVREFDRLFAELSLPLTRHARRGSFNPNADVYLTDRGRTVMVRVELAGVNPANVKLVVEGASLYLAGFREPDLRRAEAVLQKEIEYGCFLKRIPLPSVVAVDAAKAEYHDGTLSIKLPVSDSGQVDGVDRMEIRMAIRGRG
- the lon gene encoding endopeptidase La encodes the protein MATDQRDVDAREANSIPSELAVLPLQDSVLFPNTVMPLAVTKPHGIKLVEDALKASVPIGVVALKDRDASPPAPDDVYTIGTVAIIQKMIKVPDGTLRCIISGTVPFTITEFTRAEPYLVGKVEQLEDQTPDSDELTALSRNIAAQYTRLLAFLPSAPKELELEVNNITDPNLLSYFIASTMRLDTAEKQAVLEERDTLARLRMLTAYLTRELEVLELGHKIQSDIQKEMDKNQREYFLRQQLKAIQDELGESDPTQADVNELREKVEAAKMPEEAHKAALRELDRLGRIPSASPEYSVIRTYLDWLVTLPWSTTTEDSLEIAKARKILDEDHYDLEKVKDRIIEYLAVRKLKNTLSGPILCFVGPPGVGKTSLGRSIARAMNRKFIRLSVGGVRDEAEIRGHRRTYIGAMPGSFIRAIRDAGTSNPLIMIDEIDKVGADWRGDPSSALLEVLDPEQNNTFRDHYLDLPFDLSRVLFIATANQLDTIAPALRDRMEIIQLAGYTQAEKVAIARKYLVPKQLKANGLTARQAAISTPALETIVADYTREAGVRNLEREIATICRKVARKVAEKPSFEATITPKTLPKFLGKPRFFAEVAKRTAVRGVATGLVVTPVGGDIVFIESSVMPGNGKLTLTGQLGDVMKESAQAALSFVRSRSGELKLAPDFFSKHDVHVHVPAGAVPKDGPSAGVAIATSLVSAVTGKKVDKNVAMTGEITLTGQVLPVGGIKEKVLGARRAGIKKIVLPKRNEPDVSEDVPPEAKRALKFVFADELSEVLKEALGSPMIARIATTNGRSSRQLPAAAR
- a CDS encoding carboxypeptidase regulatory-like domain-containing protein; its protein translation is MARVAVIAGTVAAAGALLMNPARAETTAIKGYVSDLYSETKVPLAGVLVRLRSRSQSMDAHTDKRGFYSLVGVTPEKQVELTFSRDGMATKTFRVSSCVDTTLEVDAMLASHIGAGTLGYFYISPTPAMIRYEHSATLYSVDPEADLGNQGSESC
- a CDS encoding TonB family protein; translated protein: MKAVLASAAALVAALSSAPIVATAADKCPLHAASFMLVAHGQTGKVDRYVVALLLTGSDPVTANLQVPGLQNDITTPVIAPDAAGGESINHYAIDIPRAVSATGITVYGLLVHGRGDHDMTCRQPVRLVTTAPAGSLSQFDDSGLSPSDLLYPQRVTEAHILQSAPAAFPASDAQIKHPSTIVVALTVGAGGGIVAARIDQSSGYPSFDAAALSAARKTEFSAPQFDGHPIALEYFVSYRLGGR